One genomic region from Clostridia bacterium encodes:
- a CDS encoding TetR/AcrR family transcriptional regulator — MNHVNARERILQAAVKIFAEKSFEGSRIDEISRMANVPKSLIYYHFKSKDEILEVLTTNFINEYSDLISAKPGQTHQEKAQELPERMKNVYYEFGQRNADLVRVILIDSLKKTKEQPILYKVVDAIIAKEMEGNIDEGYNVQERRIAEFFTSFMPNYAYVCFAESWTRYFNVERREFDKLFMKVYEETHGAYHKNHK, encoded by the coding sequence ATGAATCATGTGAATGCACGTGAAAGGATACTGCAGGCTGCAGTAAAGATATTTGCAGAAAAGAGCTTTGAAGGTTCACGGATTGATGAGATTTCGCGCATGGCAAATGTGCCGAAATCCCTTATTTACTATCACTTTAAAAGCAAAGATGAAATTCTGGAAGTGCTGACAACTAATTTTATTAATGAATATTCTGATTTGATTTCTGCAAAGCCGGGACAGACGCATCAGGAAAAGGCACAGGAACTTCCTGAACGGATGAAAAATGTGTACTATGAATTCGGGCAGAGAAATGCTGATCTGGTAAGAGTAATTCTAATTGATTCACTTAAGAAAACTAAAGAACAGCCGATTCTTTATAAGGTTGTAGATGCTATAATTGCTAAAGAGATGGAAGGGAATATAGATGAGGGCTACAATGTGCAAGAGAGGAGAATAGCAGAATTTTTCACCAGCTTTATGCCAAATTATGCCTATGTCTGCTTTGCTGAATCATGGACCAGATATTTCAATGTTGAAAGAAGAGAATTTGATAAATTGTTTATGAAAGTATATGAGGAGACTCATGGTGCATACCACAAAAATCATAAGTAA
- the amrS gene encoding AmmeMemoRadiSam system radical SAM enzyme yields the protein MSNAYSEDVKKHNLHLEWNDTRKEAYLYSKLENNRVQCGLCPRRCTIGENSTGFCKVRKNIGGTLYALSYGKATHVTIERIETEALFHYKPGSKILSLGNFGCNLDCDYCQNWMYSQFQYTSPEHIHEYTIDNVIEMALSNNIEILSWTYNDPAVWFEFVIDTAREAKKHGLKNLFKSAFFLTQEAVEQLCEVIDIFAISIKAMDEGYYKKFTKGWLQPVLDNAKLVHSKGIHYEISNLVVTGLTNTNENYDKMIDFILNELSPDTPIHFTRFHPDYKYMQYEKTPVGDVVSARNRALERGLKYAYIGNAFEGDALNSYCPQCKQLLIERYGLFTYIKDSLSKDGKCNNCGFQTTIKEVDYADEEIVLK from the coding sequence ATGAGTAATGCTTATTCAGAGGACGTAAAAAAGCATAATTTGCATTTGGAATGGAATGATACGAGAAAAGAGGCCTATCTGTACAGCAAATTGGAAAATAACAGAGTACAGTGCGGATTATGCCCGCGCCGTTGTACTATAGGAGAAAACAGCACAGGTTTTTGCAAGGTCAGGAAAAATATTGGCGGAACACTGTATGCCTTGTCTTATGGAAAAGCTACGCATGTAACAATTGAAAGGATTGAAACAGAAGCATTATTCCACTATAAGCCGGGCAGTAAAATATTGTCCCTGGGAAACTTCGGATGCAACCTTGATTGTGATTACTGCCAGAACTGGATGTATTCCCAATTCCAATACACCAGTCCGGAACATATCCATGAATATACCATCGACAATGTTATCGAAATGGCACTTTCCAATAATATAGAAATACTATCATGGACTTACAATGACCCTGCTGTATGGTTTGAATTTGTAATAGATACGGCCAGAGAGGCAAAGAAGCACGGATTGAAAAATCTCTTCAAGTCCGCATTTTTCTTAACACAGGAAGCTGTTGAACAGTTATGTGAGGTAATTGATATATTTGCTATTTCTATAAAGGCTATGGATGAAGGGTATTACAAGAAATTTACCAAAGGCTGGCTGCAACCTGTCCTTGACAATGCAAAACTGGTTCACAGCAAGGGTATACATTATGAAATAAGCAACCTGGTTGTCACAGGTTTGACTAATACTAATGAAAACTATGACAAAATGATAGATTTTATTCTGAATGAGTTGTCTCCGGACACGCCGATACATTTTACCAGATTCCATCCTGACTATAAATACATGCAATATGAAAAAACGCCAGTTGGAGATGTTGTCTCTGCCAGAAACAGAGCTTTGGAACGCGGCTTGAAATACGCTTATATCGGCAATGCTTTTGAAGGAGACGCATTGAATTCATATTGTCCCCAGTGCAAGCAATTGCTGATAGAAAGGTATGGATTATTTACATATATCAAGGATTCTCTCTCAAAAGACGGTAAATGTAATAATTGTGGCTTCCAAACGACAATAAAGGAAGTAGATTATGCTGACGAGGAAATTGTTTTGAAGTAG
- a CDS encoding MBL fold metallo-hydrolase has protein sequence MKQEIIRIDLQGVNCYLGKSGDSFILFDTGGHTIIDKQFTDRRESLEKELEKAGCKPGNLKLVVLTHGDNDHAANAAYIREKYKAKIAMHPYDLELVENPDIEKVMGSFRYKSLIHKLIFLFMKRIIRKISIKTLDDFTKFRPDILVDEGYSLAEHGFEAVIVHTPGHTAGSIGIISAEGDLVAGDMFTNIKKPDTAPNAYDFKSMEISVDRLRNMNIRTVYPGHGEPFEAKQLVQ, from the coding sequence ATGAAGCAGGAAATTATAAGAATTGATTTGCAGGGTGTAAACTGTTATCTTGGAAAGTCTGGCGATAGTTTCATTTTATTTGATACCGGCGGGCATACAATAATTGATAAGCAATTTACTGATAGGCGTGAAAGCCTGGAAAAAGAGCTTGAAAAAGCTGGGTGCAAGCCCGGGAATCTGAAACTGGTAGTACTGACCCATGGAGATAATGACCATGCTGCAAATGCTGCTTATATCAGGGAGAAGTATAAAGCAAAAATAGCAATGCATCCATATGACCTGGAATTAGTTGAGAACCCGGACATCGAAAAAGTAATGGGGAGCTTCCGCTACAAATCTTTAATACATAAATTGATTTTTCTGTTTATGAAAAGAATTATTAGGAAGATTTCTATCAAGACTCTGGATGATTTTACGAAATTCAGACCGGATATTTTAGTAGATGAAGGCTATAGTTTAGCAGAACATGGATTTGAAGCGGTTATTGTACATACTCCCGGACATACTGCAGGTTCGATAGGGATTATTTCGGCAGAGGGCGATTTAGTTGCCGGGGATATGTTTACGAATATAAAAAAGCCTGATACTGCACCTAATGCTTACGATTTCAAATCGATGGAGATTAGTGTAGACAGATTGAGAAATATGAACATAAGAACCGTTTATCCCGGTCATGGAGAGCCCTTTGAAGCCAAACAGCTAGTGCAATAA
- a CDS encoding amino acid adenylation domain-containing protein: MCNGREYPLTGYQKDIWLQQYMYPDLPLFNIGGYFEFRGSVDIALLRDALRKLIINNDSLRITYTLKGGEVVQRITDDIIMPIIMRDYSRMKDAHLLSLRWMKRRFCSTFDLLNGKYAYELAIIKVRSDLVHVFIKSHHIVMDGWSFSLFYRKLCEYYNKTPEVHGEAYSYLELISREQNYLQSEDYINDIRFWGNFINRSKGSEQIYPGIIKYAQNSSKKSTIVGCKIPKTRIGRITELTNQLECSEYQFFLSLMCLYFAKLLNKHQLVVGMPVLNRTNHKERQTLGLYANALPLVIDVDMDKPFENLVTEVKGKLRQAYRHYRLPFGEILNSAPVLRDSGNNIFDFTLSYIQLDDRIDLKSCSADITMLHNGYERFPASVYIKKMIKDGSVKIEFSCQKDMYDKAFQAENLTEHIIQILEETIAKTAEAIGEVEFISKTETEKIINEFNSYSLNIGKNTTVVDLFEKKVKSDPRKIAIEFGDKSISYAELNNRANNLGKVLREYGIGPDKLVGIMIDPSIEMITGVLGILKAGGAYVPIDPQYPASRNQYIIGHSEIGILLTQKDLVQKVDFKGKWIFIEDHINHCSSESNLEKTYSSENLFSVHYTSGSTGVPKGVMLTHKGMANMGKWFEKGLKIRKKDRVAQIGSLSFDASTYEIFMSILTGATVVIPTREEIYDFRKFEEFLNNKVISVTLQIPNYLANINPQNVNSLRLLITGGASLPEYLVDLWKDKADAVINTYGPTETTIYSTEYICRKNRFAETVPIGKPLFNERIYILNEWMKLQPIGVPGEIYIAGDGVTRGYLKDSKLTDEKFMDDPYYKGSRMYKTGDVGRWLPDGTVEFLGRVDRMVKVRGFRVELPEIENCILKFPGIKNCAVVMQRDESIQEYLIAYFDADEPVNNDALRTYASQKLPHYMIPTYFAQFSSLPLMPNGKIDYNAIPAFDRSMLVNEGVSEEISELEEKLCKAFAACLGVEYIHSDNDFFSYGGHSIAAMKLCANINKDGINITINDIFEGRTPRGIAARLESDSTCQLEVSKSYPKVQTGEWSMPGDDKGFTPRNILLTGGTGFLGSHILEEILNNSSLTAYILIRGESEENCKARLCSIMHSYFGTRYDYLIERNVNIIKGDFCEHNLGLPDGYFEKLMGEIDLIIHAGALVKHFGNYSDFQRINIDGTKRLVDIAAKYDIHLAYASTISIMGDYSGNNKKFDESDFFLGQEFDRNWYMLSKYEAENTAIEAIAANKAKVSILRLGNLMCRYSDGVFQTNWKENAFCRVMGAIRQMGIVPDEWLDWGIEVTPTDLCSKAVMSVITNESAYGQAFHVYNPNFTSMKNILKEFGKLGTHITPVPYKSFIERAKEIVNGSDKDSPVMWLVNYAGSSANPFHPQWLQIENLRTIEYLRHVGFEWPCIDTEYLSRVLSYTE; encoded by the coding sequence ATGTGTAACGGGCGTGAATACCCACTTACTGGCTACCAAAAAGATATATGGCTGCAGCAGTATATGTATCCTGATTTGCCTCTTTTTAACATAGGGGGATATTTTGAATTCAGAGGAAGTGTCGATATTGCCTTATTGAGGGACGCTTTAAGAAAATTAATTATAAATAACGATTCCCTGAGGATAACATATACCCTAAAGGGCGGAGAAGTAGTACAGCGCATAACGGATGACATCATAATGCCTATCATAATGCGTGACTACTCCAGAATGAAAGATGCACACCTGCTGTCGCTCCGCTGGATGAAAAGGAGATTTTGCAGTACATTTGACCTCCTAAATGGGAAATATGCTTATGAATTAGCTATTATAAAGGTCCGTTCAGATTTGGTCCATGTCTTTATAAAATCTCATCATATTGTAATGGATGGATGGAGTTTTTCACTTTTCTACAGAAAGCTGTGTGAGTATTACAATAAAACCCCAGAGGTGCATGGAGAAGCTTACTCATACCTTGAACTGATAAGCAGAGAACAAAATTATTTACAATCTGAGGACTATATAAACGATATCAGATTTTGGGGAAATTTCATTAATAGGAGTAAAGGGTCAGAGCAAATATACCCAGGTATTATTAAGTATGCTCAAAATTCTTCTAAGAAAAGTACTATAGTAGGATGTAAAATTCCCAAAACCAGAATTGGAAGAATAACTGAGCTGACCAATCAGCTTGAATGTTCGGAATATCAATTTTTCCTTAGTTTGATGTGCCTTTATTTTGCAAAGCTGCTGAACAAGCATCAATTAGTGGTTGGTATGCCTGTTCTGAACAGAACCAACCATAAGGAAAGACAGACACTAGGCTTATATGCCAACGCTTTACCCCTGGTTATCGATGTGGATATGGACAAACCTTTCGAAAACCTGGTAACAGAGGTTAAAGGCAAGCTCAGACAAGCTTACAGGCACTATCGGCTGCCATTCGGCGAAATCCTGAATTCAGCACCTGTCCTCCGGGACAGTGGAAATAATATTTTTGACTTCACCCTTTCGTATATCCAGTTAGATGATAGAATCGACCTGAAGAGTTGTTCTGCCGATATTACTATGCTGCACAACGGTTATGAAAGATTTCCGGCGAGTGTATATATCAAGAAGATGATTAAGGACGGCAGCGTGAAAATTGAGTTCAGCTGCCAAAAGGATATGTATGATAAGGCTTTTCAGGCAGAAAATCTTACGGAGCATATAATACAGATATTAGAAGAAACTATAGCCAAAACTGCGGAAGCAATAGGTGAAGTAGAGTTTATTTCGAAGACAGAAACAGAAAAAATAATCAATGAGTTTAATTCCTATAGCCTTAATATCGGCAAAAACACCACTGTTGTCGACCTTTTTGAGAAGAAAGTCAAAAGCGATCCCAGAAAAATAGCTATTGAATTTGGTGATAAGTCAATTTCATATGCCGAATTGAACAATAGAGCCAATAATCTAGGGAAAGTATTGCGAGAGTACGGAATCGGTCCTGATAAACTAGTGGGCATAATGATTGATCCCAGCATCGAAATGATTACAGGTGTCTTAGGTATACTAAAAGCAGGAGGAGCATACGTTCCGATTGACCCGCAGTACCCGGCCTCCCGGAATCAATATATTATCGGCCATAGTGAAATCGGGATTTTATTAACACAGAAAGACTTGGTTCAGAAGGTTGATTTTAAAGGGAAATGGATATTTATCGAGGATCATATAAATCATTGCAGTAGTGAAAGCAATCTGGAGAAAACATACAGCAGTGAAAATCTGTTTTCTGTTCATTATACCTCCGGTTCTACAGGGGTACCTAAGGGCGTTATGCTTACTCATAAGGGTATGGCCAATATGGGAAAATGGTTCGAGAAAGGGCTCAAAATCAGAAAAAAAGACAGAGTTGCACAAATAGGTTCCCTCTCGTTTGATGCGTCAACCTATGAGATATTTATGAGTATTTTGACAGGAGCTACAGTGGTAATTCCGACAAGGGAAGAAATATACGATTTTCGCAAGTTCGAAGAATTTCTTAATAATAAGGTAATTTCAGTAACCCTGCAAATCCCAAATTATCTGGCTAATATCAATCCCCAGAATGTAAATTCCCTTCGGCTGCTTATTACCGGGGGGGCTTCTTTACCTGAGTATCTTGTTGATCTTTGGAAGGATAAGGCTGACGCGGTAATAAATACATACGGTCCGACTGAAACGACCATATATTCTACAGAGTATATTTGCAGGAAGAACCGCTTTGCAGAGACAGTTCCTATCGGAAAGCCCCTTTTCAACGAAAGAATTTACATACTTAACGAATGGATGAAATTACAGCCTATCGGAGTTCCCGGTGAAATCTATATAGCGGGGGATGGTGTAACCCGCGGATATTTAAAGGATTCCAAACTTACAGATGAAAAATTTATGGATGATCCATATTATAAGGGATCAAGAATGTACAAAACAGGCGATGTAGGAAGATGGCTGCCAGATGGGACAGTTGAGTTTTTAGGAAGAGTAGACAGGATGGTAAAGGTCAGAGGCTTCCGGGTGGAATTGCCAGAAATAGAAAATTGTATTCTGAAATTTCCTGGTATTAAAAACTGTGCGGTAGTAATGCAAAGAGATGAATCTATTCAGGAATACCTTATAGCGTATTTCGATGCAGATGAACCTGTCAATAATGATGCCTTAAGGACATATGCCAGCCAGAAATTACCCCACTATATGATACCAACATATTTTGCACAGTTCTCTTCACTCCCTTTGATGCCAAACGGTAAAATTGATTATAATGCTATACCCGCATTTGATCGCTCCATGCTGGTTAATGAGGGCGTAAGCGAGGAGATCAGTGAACTGGAGGAAAAACTTTGCAAAGCCTTTGCTGCTTGCCTTGGAGTTGAATATATCCATTCAGATAATGATTTCTTCAGCTATGGGGGACACTCTATTGCTGCGATGAAGCTGTGTGCAAATATTAATAAAGACGGTATCAATATAACTATCAATGATATTTTTGAAGGAAGGACACCACGAGGAATTGCTGCAAGGCTGGAGTCTGATTCAACTTGTCAGCTAGAAGTATCCAAGAGCTATCCTAAGGTGCAGACAGGAGAGTGGTCTATGCCGGGTGATGATAAAGGATTTACACCCAGGAACATTCTCTTAACAGGTGGGACCGGATTTCTGGGAAGTCACATCCTGGAAGAAATATTAAATAACAGCTCTCTAACAGCCTATATATTGATACGGGGAGAAAGTGAAGAAAACTGTAAAGCCAGACTTTGCAGTATTATGCATTCATATTTTGGAACTAGGTATGATTATCTAATTGAGAGAAATGTAAATATTATTAAAGGTGATTTCTGCGAACACAACCTGGGGTTGCCTGACGGATATTTTGAAAAGCTTATGGGTGAAATAGATCTAATCATCCATGCAGGGGCACTGGTCAAGCATTTCGGCAATTACTCGGATTTTCAGCGGATAAATATAGATGGGACTAAAAGGCTTGTCGATATTGCAGCAAAGTATGATATTCACCTTGCATATGCTTCAACCATAAGTATTATGGGAGATTATTCAGGAAATAATAAAAAATTTGATGAATCTGACTTTTTCCTGGGACAGGAATTTGACCGGAACTGGTATATGCTGAGTAAATATGAGGCAGAAAATACTGCAATAGAAGCAATCGCTGCCAACAAAGCCAAAGTGTCTATTTTAAGGCTTGGTAATCTGATGTGCAGGTATTCAGACGGGGTCTTCCAAACAAATTGGAAAGAGAATGCATTTTGCAGGGTAATGGGTGCAATCAGACAAATGGGGATTGTTCCGGATGAATGGCTTGACTGGGGTATTGAGGTGACACCAACAGACTTGTGCAGTAAAGCAGTTATGTCTGTTATAACTAATGAATCTGCTTATGGACAAGCATTTCATGTATATAATCCGAACTTTACATCTATGAAAAATATTCTGAAAGAATTCGGAAAGCTCGGCACACACATAACACCTGTGCCTTATAAGAGTTTTATAGAAAGAGCAAAGGAAATTGTGAACGGCAGTGACAAGGATAGTCCGGTCATGTGGCTTGTAAATTATGCAGGCAGCTCAGCTAACCCGTTTCACCCACAGTGGCTTCAGATAGAGAATTTGAGGACCATCGAGTACCTTAGACATGTCGGTTTTGAATGGCCATGTATAGATACAGAATACCTTAGCAGGGTACTTTCATATACAGAATAA
- the speA gene encoding biosynthetic arginine decarboxylase, translating to MNKTELLGRWTKEKSEELYGIKNWGAGYFAISDKGEVLVNPYKDNDSAAISLMDIISGVRERGLDMPVLLRFENLLDSQISFLNNSFGEAMKKLNYKGEYRGVYPIKVNQQQQVVEEVTKFGQRYHHGLEVGSKAELVAALSLMKDKEACLICNGYKDEEFIDLGLYAVKMGFKCFFVIEIPGELDIVLERSQALGVKPNIGIRIKLSAKAGGHWTESGGDRSIFGLNVSQVISMVDTLKEKNMLDCLKLLHYHLGSQIPNIRDIRSAVLEATRVYAELVKEGAPMGYLDLGGGLAVDYDGSNTNYSYSRNYTVEEYCSDIVEAVMSILDPGDVPHPVIVTESGRTTVAYYSVLLFNVLDIEKFEEYDIPDKLDENTSEQIKNLYDVNKNLTLKNIQECYNDALYYRDEIRDMFKHGRIGLRERAFSEKIFWNTINQIAKEKQKLKNAPPDLEDIEIAIADIYYCNFSVFQSIPDSWAIDQLFPIMPLHRLLELPKRNAVIADITCDCDGKIDRFIDLHDVRTTLPLHELKNGDDYYLGVFLVGAYQETLGDLHNLFGDTNVVSVRVYPDGNYDLVKEIHGDSVADVLSYVEFDPKDMLVRFRETAEEAIRDGLISVGDRREIMKAFDNGLRGYTYYER from the coding sequence ATGAATAAAACAGAACTTTTGGGTAGATGGACAAAAGAAAAGTCCGAAGAGCTTTATGGTATTAAGAACTGGGGTGCCGGCTATTTTGCTATCTCCGACAAGGGAGAGGTCTTGGTAAACCCGTATAAGGACAATGACTCGGCTGCAATCAGTCTTATGGATATCATTTCCGGTGTCCGTGAGCGTGGACTTGACATGCCGGTATTGCTGCGTTTTGAAAATCTGCTGGATTCACAGATCTCCTTTCTTAACAACTCTTTTGGAGAGGCAATGAAAAAGCTGAATTACAAGGGAGAGTACCGTGGAGTATATCCTATTAAAGTAAATCAGCAGCAGCAGGTTGTTGAGGAAGTGACCAAATTTGGCCAGCGTTATCATCATGGGCTGGAAGTAGGCAGCAAAGCAGAGTTGGTTGCGGCACTATCTTTAATGAAAGATAAGGAAGCCTGCCTCATCTGCAATGGATATAAAGATGAAGAATTTATTGATTTGGGCCTTTATGCCGTAAAAATGGGTTTCAAATGTTTTTTTGTCATTGAAATTCCTGGAGAACTGGATATAGTATTGGAACGTTCACAAGCATTGGGAGTCAAGCCAAATATCGGAATCCGCATCAAGCTTTCTGCAAAAGCAGGGGGGCACTGGACGGAATCAGGCGGTGACCGCAGCATATTCGGTTTGAATGTCTCTCAGGTCATATCCATGGTGGATACCCTGAAAGAGAAGAATATGCTTGATTGTCTTAAACTGCTCCATTATCACCTTGGCTCACAGATACCCAATATCCGTGACATACGTTCAGCTGTACTTGAGGCAACCCGTGTGTATGCCGAACTGGTAAAAGAGGGCGCGCCGATGGGTTATCTGGATTTGGGTGGGGGTCTTGCAGTTGATTATGACGGCTCCAATACAAATTATTCGTACAGCCGTAATTATACTGTAGAGGAGTACTGTTCCGATATCGTAGAGGCGGTAATGTCTATTCTGGACCCGGGAGATGTACCCCATCCGGTGATAGTAACCGAGTCGGGACGCACAACGGTGGCTTATTATTCCGTATTGCTTTTTAACGTACTTGATATCGAAAAGTTTGAGGAATATGATATACCGGATAAGCTCGATGAGAATACCTCGGAGCAGATAAAAAACCTTTACGATGTAAATAAGAACCTTACACTTAAAAATATACAGGAATGTTATAACGATGCGCTTTACTACCGGGATGAGATACGTGATATGTTCAAGCATGGCAGGATAGGTCTCCGGGAACGTGCGTTTTCGGAAAAAATCTTCTGGAATACGATAAATCAGATAGCGAAGGAAAAGCAGAAGCTTAAAAATGCTCCACCCGATTTGGAAGATATAGAGATTGCCATTGCAGACATTTACTACTGTAATTTTTCTGTATTCCAGTCTATTCCGGACAGCTGGGCTATTGATCAGTTATTCCCCATAATGCCTTTGCACCGCTTGCTGGAATTGCCAAAGCGCAATGCTGTTATTGCAGATATTACCTGTGATTGTGACGGTAAGATTGACCGTTTCATAGACCTTCATGATGTGAGGACTACATTGCCTTTACACGAACTAAAAAATGGTGATGACTATTATCTTGGTGTTTTCCTTGTAGGTGCTTACCAGGAAACATTAGGTGACCTTCATAACCTGTTTGGGGACACAAATGTAGTCAGTGTAAGGGTCTATCCCGATGGGAACTATGATCTGGTAAAGGAAATCCATGGGGACAGTGTGGCAGATGTACTTTCTTACGTAGAATTTGACCCGAAGGACATGCTGGTCCGCTTCCGTGAAACAGCGGAAGAAGCCATACGTGACGGTCTGATCAGTGTGGGTGACAGGCGCGAAATAATGAAGGCATTTGATAATGGACTTCGTGGATATACTTATTATGAACGTTAG
- a CDS encoding radical SAM protein, whose amino-acid sequence MPKLTKILIKPALQCFHRCRHCEPRQNYYRDLVNKNDASQMPLEMAERFIKEAYFLGMEECLISGGDPLLYPHLRELVKYAGSFEGVSVYINSSGHNLTEQYAYDLLTAGLNSMHISLDSPYAEKHNHLRGIDNAWENSVNTIDILTGMKRSNPSFSKFIVQLNTVITRHNYMDIPELVDLALRKRVDSIYLMNVYGDIGNLFLLSTQQIEEFRNRIIPEVLKVLNKSGTGNLVVENAEEVLHSFFSKEYNTIENYAEGIYWSEAEAAKRACNIPDYWALLEPDGSILPCCMMEISEGKIAGNFKSKSLADIWTGDAYEAFRRDKLEYCKACPIVYNKTLGLVPEMCKQMKY is encoded by the coding sequence GTGCCAAAGCTAACAAAAATACTCATAAAACCTGCACTTCAGTGTTTTCACCGTTGCAGGCATTGTGAACCCCGGCAAAACTATTACAGGGATTTGGTTAATAAAAATGATGCATCACAGATGCCTTTGGAAATGGCTGAAAGATTTATTAAGGAAGCTTATTTTTTAGGAATGGAAGAATGCCTGATCAGCGGAGGAGACCCCCTGCTTTATCCTCATCTTAGAGAACTGGTAAAGTATGCAGGTTCATTTGAAGGCGTCTCCGTATATATTAATTCCTCAGGACATAATCTCACTGAACAGTACGCATATGACCTTCTGACTGCCGGCTTAAATTCCATGCACATATCTTTGGATTCTCCCTATGCGGAAAAACACAATCATCTCAGGGGAATAGACAATGCATGGGAAAATTCCGTTAATACAATTGATATCCTTACTGGTATGAAAAGATCAAACCCCTCATTTTCTAAATTTATAGTTCAGCTCAATACTGTAATAACCCGGCATAACTATATGGATATTCCGGAGCTGGTTGATCTGGCCCTGAGAAAAAGAGTAGACTCCATATACTTAATGAATGTATATGGGGATATAGGGAATTTATTTCTGCTTTCAACGCAACAGATTGAGGAATTCAGGAATAGGATCATACCGGAAGTACTGAAAGTGCTGAACAAATCCGGAACAGGAAATCTGGTGGTCGAGAACGCCGAAGAGGTGCTTCACAGCTTTTTCAGCAAAGAATACAACACTATTGAAAACTATGCCGAAGGTATCTATTGGAGTGAAGCAGAAGCAGCGAAAAGAGCTTGCAACATTCCAGATTACTGGGCACTTTTAGAACCTGACGGAAGTATTCTGCCGTGTTGCATGATGGAAATCAGTGAAGGGAAAATTGCAGGAAATTTTAAGTCTAAATCCCTTGCGGATATTTGGACGGGTGATGCCTATGAAGCCTTCAGAAGAGATAAGCTCGAGTACTGTAAAGCCTGCCCTATTGTATACAACAAAACGTTAGGCCTTGTTCCAGAAATGTGTAAGCAAATGAAATACTAG